The Vicia villosa cultivar HV-30 ecotype Madison, WI linkage group LG1, Vvil1.0, whole genome shotgun sequence genome includes a region encoding these proteins:
- the LOC131642960 gene encoding protein FAR1-RELATED SEQUENCE 5-like: MASISMESLGSSEDDEPTLNTTQGVHILKSVQTNQEVLNCDEEIKPKVGQLFDSLEDGEIFYKKYAHTVGFSVRCSSENKNKDGVVRWKYFVCSKEGYNPNVSKDKEVTESGVKLKRRSLTREGCEAKVAFKLLEGGKYELTRFQESHTHVLASPKKRQFLRSARKVNHIHKSIMYANSRANIGPSKTYHLLKEQLGGYENIGCTQRDLQNCFRDLKTLIKDSDAYVFIDNFKRKQEMNPSFYFAYEVDVEDRLKYVFWADGICRKNYSLFGDVMSFDTTYETNRFCMWHIMKKVSEKVGVSLNSNDDFNNKFKSCVWGSDTPDKFEATWKSIMIEFGLEKNEWLSHMYNIRNMWIPAYFRDIFLGGILRTTSRSESENSFYGNFLNPTIGLVEFWMRFESAIEAQRHKELLADNTSLHSLPILKLNRGLERHGRDIYTRENFYIFQNELWIGCIDCGVENINQKDGVDVLHIVDNSETNGKVSESFIGFDIPKEVKIHPPQISKTKGSGKRIKGGKEKAIEQQQKRSRLCKACGQYAYHDTRNCPTKSSA, encoded by the exons TGAACCAACACTTAATACTACACAAGGTGTTCATATACTAAAATCGGTGCAG ACAAATCAAGAGGTTCTAAATTGTGACGAAGAAATCAAACCTAAAGTAGGACAACTTTTTGATTCACTTGAAGATGGTgaaattttttacaaaaaatatgcACACACTGTTGGATTTAGTGTGCGTTGCTCatcagaaaataaaaataaagatggtGTTGTACGTTGGAAGTATTTTGTTTGCTCAAAAGAGGGTTACAACCCAAATGTATCAAAAGACAAAGAAGTGACTGAATCAGGAGTTAAACTCAAGAGGAGAAGTCTTACTAGAGAAGGATGTGAGGCAAAAGTTGCTTTCAAACTATTAGAGGGAGGTAAGTATGAGCTAACTCGATTTCAAGAAAGTCATACTCATGTACTTGCCTCTCCTAAAAAGAGACAATTTCTTAGATCGGCAAGAAAAGTGAATCATATTCATAAGAGTATAATGTATGCAAATAGTAGAGCAAATATTGGTCCTTCAAAAACATACCACTTGTTGAAGGAACAACTAGGTGGTTATGAAAATATTGGGTGCACACAGAGAGATCTACAAAATTGTTTTAGAGATTTAAAGACCTTAATTAAAGATTCGGATGCATATGTCTTCATTGATAACTTTAAAAGGAAGCAAGAAATGAATCCATCATTTTATTTTGCATATGAGGTTGATGTTGAAGATCGGTTGAAATATGTTTTCTGGGCAGATGGAATTTGTAGAAAAAATTACTCCTTATTTGGAGATGTGATGTCGTTCGACACTACAtatgaaacaa ATAGGTTTTGTATGTGGCATATCATGAAAAAAGTTTCTGAAAAGGTGGGTGTTTCCTTGAATTCCAATGATGATTTCAACAATAAATTTAAGTCATGTGTTTGGGGATCAGATACTCCCGACAAATTTGAAGCAACGTGGAAATCCATCATGATTGAGTTTGGATTGGAAAAGAATGAATGGCTTTCACACATGTATAATATTCGAAATATGTGGATCCCAGCTTACTTCAGAGATATATTTTTGGGTGGCATATTGAGAACAACCTCAAGATCAGAAAGTGAAAATTCCTTCTACGGTAACTTTTTAAATCCTACTATTGGTTTggttgaattttggatgagatttgAGTCTGCTATAGAAGCTCAAAGACATAAAGAGTTACTTGCTGATAATACTTCACTTCACTCTTTaccaatattaaaattaaatcgtGGACTAGAGAGGCATGGTAGAGATATTTACACTCGTGAAaacttttatatatttcaaaatgaattatggattggatgTATAGACTGCGGGGTAGAAAATATAAACCAAAAAGATGGTGTGGATGTATTGCATATAGTTGATAATAGTGAAACAAATGGTAAAGTAAGCGAGTCTTTTATTGGTTTTGATATTCCTAAAGAAGTGAAAATTCATCCACCACAAATTTCAAAGACAAAAGGAAGTGGTAAACGAATTAAAGGAGGAAAAGAAAAGGCTattgaacaacaacaaaaaagatcCAGGCTTTGTAAAGCATGTGGCCAATATGCATATCATGATACTCGTAATTGTCCTACGAAATCATCTGCCTAA
- the LOC131643048 gene encoding protein FAR1-RELATED SEQUENCE 5-like: MASISMESLGSSEDDEPTLNTTQGVHILKSVQTNQEVLNCDEEIKPKVGQLFDSLEDGEIFYKKYAHTVGFSVRCSSENKNKDGVVRWKYFVCSKEGYNPNVSKDKEVTESGVKLKRRSLTREGCEAKVAFKLLEGGKYELTRFQESHTHVLASPKKRQFLRSARKVNHIHKSIMYANSRANIGPSKTYHLLKEQLGGYENIGCTQRDLQNCFRDLKTLIKDSDAYVFIDNFKRKQEMNPSFYFAYEVDVEDRLKYVFWADGICRKNYSLFGDVMSFDTTYETNRFCMWHIMKKVSEKVGVSLNSNDDFNNKFKSCVWGSDTPDKFEATWKSIMIEFGLEKNEWLSHMYNIRNMWIPAYFRDIFLGGILRTTSRSESENSFYGNFLNPTIGLVEFWMRFESAIEAQRHKELLADNTSLHSLPILKLNRGLERHGRDIYTRENFYIFQNELWIGCIDCGVENINQKDGVDVLHIVDNSETNGKVSESFIGFDIPKEVKIHPPQISKTKGSGKRIKGGKEKAIEQQQKRSRLCKACGQYAYHDTRNCPTKSSA; encoded by the exons ATGGCTTCTATTTCAATGGAGAG TTTGGGGTCGAGCGAAGATGATGAACCAACACTTAATACTACACAAGGTGTTCATATACTAAAATCGGTGCAG ACAAATCAAGAGGTTCTAAATTGTGACGAAGAAATCAAACCTAAAGTAGGACAACTTTTTGATTCACTTGAAGATGGTgaaattttttacaaaaaatatgcACACACTGTTGGATTTAGTGTGCGTTGCTCatcagaaaataaaaataaagatggtGTTGTACGTTGGAAGTATTTTGTTTGCTCAAAAGAGGGTTACAACCCAAATGTATCAAAAGACAAAGAAGTGACTGAATCAGGAGTTAAACTCAAGAGGAGAAGTCTTACTAGAGAAGGATGTGAGGCAAAAGTTGCTTTCAAACTATTAGAGGGAGGTAAGTATGAGCTAACTCGATTTCAAGAAAGTCATACTCATGTACTTGCCTCTCCTAAAAAGAGACAATTTCTTAGATCGGCAAGAAAAGTGAATCATATTCATAAGAGTATAATGTATGCAAATAGTAGAGCAAATATTGGTCCTTCAAAAACATACCACTTGTTGAAGGAACAACTAGGTGGTTATGAAAATATTGGGTGCACACAGAGAGATCTACAAAATTGTTTTAGAGATTTAAAGACCTTAATTAAAGATTCGGATGCATATGTCTTCATTGATAACTTTAAAAGGAAGCAAGAAATGAATCCATCATTTTATTTTGCATATGAGGTTGATGTTGAAGATCGGTTGAAATATGTTTTCTGGGCAGATGGAATTTGTAGAAAAAATTACTCCTTATTTGGAGATGTGATGTCGTTCGACACTACAtatgaaacaa ATAGGTTTTGTATGTGGCATATCATGAAAAAAGTTTCTGAAAAGGTGGGTGTTTCCTTGAATTCCAATGATGATTTCAACAATAAATTTAAGTCATGTGTTTGGGGATCAGATACTCCCGACAAATTTGAAGCAACGTGGAAATCCATCATGATTGAGTTTGGATTGGAAAAGAATGAATGGCTTTCACACATGTATAATATTCGAAATATGTGGATCCCAGCTTACTTCAGAGATATATTTTTGGGTGGCATATTGAGAACAACCTCAAGATCAGAAAGTGAAAATTCCTTCTACGGTAACTTTTTAAATCCTACTATTGGTTTggttgaattttggatgagatttgAGTCTGCTATAGAAGCTCAAAGACATAAAGAGTTACTTGCTGATAATACTTCACTTCACTCTTTaccaatattaaaattaaatcgtGGACTAGAGAGGCATGGTAGAGATATTTACACTCGTGAAaacttttatatatttcaaaatgaattatggattggatgTATAGACTGCGGAGTAGAAAATATAAACCAAAAAGATGGTGTGGATGTATTGCATATAGTTGATAATAGTGAAACAAATGGTAAAGTAAGCGAGTCTTTTATTGGTTTTGATATTCCTAAAGAAGTGAAAATTCATCCACCACAAATTTCAAAGACAAAAGGAAGTGGTAAACGAATTAAAGGAGGAAAAGAAAAGGCTattgaacaacaacaaaaaagatcCAGGCTTTGTAAAGCATGTGGCCAATATGCATATCATGATACTCGTAATTGTCCTACGAAATCATCTGCCTAA